The Solibacillus sp. FSL R7-0682 genome includes a window with the following:
- the ymfI gene encoding elongation factor P 5-aminopentanone reductase, giving the protein MKRFALVCGASGAIGQAISQQLAQDGWSLYLHYNAGKEAVHTLTKQFTSTYPNQEFLAVQADFSDDHGAEHLAQQIYSLQAIIFANGHAFYGLLEDTSVLDMNKLWKVHVQNPMRATALLASKLRANPVSYILVIGSIWGEVGAAGEVVYSAVKGAQHSFVKAFAQEAAYNGIRVNAITPGIINTNMNAKFDQQERDELASQIPLQAFGEPRDIANMVSFYVSGHADYVTGQIIRVNGGWYI; this is encoded by the coding sequence ATGAAGAGATTTGCATTAGTCTGTGGCGCATCGGGTGCAATTGGACAGGCAATTAGCCAACAATTGGCACAAGATGGCTGGTCTTTATATTTACATTACAACGCTGGAAAAGAAGCAGTTCATACGCTTACAAAGCAATTTACCAGCACATACCCGAATCAAGAATTTCTTGCTGTTCAAGCAGACTTTAGTGACGATCATGGCGCGGAACATCTAGCACAACAAATTTATTCCTTACAAGCCATTATTTTCGCAAATGGTCATGCCTTTTATGGGTTATTAGAAGATACATCTGTACTTGACATGAACAAGCTTTGGAAAGTTCATGTACAAAATCCGATGCGAGCAACAGCGCTTCTTGCCTCCAAATTACGAGCTAATCCAGTGAGCTACATACTGGTGATTGGCTCGATTTGGGGAGAGGTAGGTGCAGCAGGTGAAGTTGTCTACTCTGCTGTCAAAGGTGCACAGCATAGTTTTGTCAAAGCCTTTGCACAGGAAGCAGCTTATAATGGCATACGTGTCAATGCCATTACACCGGGCATTATTAATACGAATATGAATGCGAAGTTCGATCAACAAGAGCGTGATGAATTAGCGAGCCAAATTCCATTACAGGCTTTTGGAGAGCCACGTGACATTGCAAATATGGTGTCGTTTTATGTGAGTGGCCATGCAGATTATGTAACCGGACAAATTATTCGAGTTAATGGTGGTTGGTACATATAA
- a CDS encoding DUF3388 domain-containing protein produces the protein MGEWYFEYEIQVNRPGLLGDIASLLGMLRVNIVSINGVDEERRGMLLSTDNEESIQRFISIVSTMENINVTRFREPKLRDRLAVRHGHYIPKDADEKNTFRFVRDELGILVDFMAELFKKEGNKLIGIRGMPRVGKTESIVAASVCANKRWIFLSSTMIKQTVRNSLMGDEFNSNNIFILDGAVTRQSNDERHQQLVREMMGMPTIKVIEHPDLFVQHSPYKIEDFDYIIELRHDPDEQITYEIIEKNNRLSNSDNYGGYGGFGGFDF, from the coding sequence ATGGGCGAATGGTATTTTGAATACGAGATTCAAGTAAACCGACCTGGCTTGCTTGGGGATATTGCTTCATTACTTGGTATGCTTCGTGTTAATATTGTATCAATCAACGGTGTAGATGAAGAACGTCGGGGGATGTTATTATCCACAGACAATGAAGAATCCATCCAACGTTTTATATCTATAGTATCGACGATGGAAAATATTAATGTTACGAGATTTCGCGAGCCAAAATTAAGAGACCGTTTAGCAGTTCGCCATGGACATTACATCCCAAAAGATGCGGATGAAAAAAACACATTTCGATTCGTTCGAGATGAATTAGGTATTTTAGTTGATTTTATGGCCGAGCTATTTAAAAAAGAGGGCAACAAATTAATTGGAATACGTGGAATGCCTCGTGTAGGGAAGACAGAATCAATAGTTGCGGCGAGTGTTTGTGCAAACAAACGTTGGATTTTTCTTTCCTCAACAATGATCAAGCAGACTGTTCGAAACTCGCTAATGGGTGACGAATTTAATAGTAATAATATATTTATTTTAGACGGAGCTGTTACACGTCAATCCAATGATGAGCGTCATCAACAACTTGTAAGAGAAATGATGGGCATGCCAACAATAAAAGTGATTGAACATCCCGATCTATTTGTTCAGCATTCACCCTATAAAATAGAAGACTTCGATTATATAATTGAATTACGTCATGATCCAGACGAACAAATCACTTATGAAATTATTGAAAAGAATAATAGGTTATCAAATTCTGATAACTATGGGGGATATGGTGGATTCGGTGGTTTTGATTTTTGA
- a CDS encoding GntR family transcriptional regulator, producing MSIKADHRHLYLQVIDRLKSDIDKGIYRENEKLPSEFELSKTLGVSRATLREALRLLEEENIIVRRHGVGTFVNPKPVFSSGIEHLSSVSSMIENAGMKPGTIFISATEEAATEDDVERFQTDMDDNVIMIERVRTADNEPVVYCIDRVPANLLPKEFISNQDVSIFSALEQTGNIRVAYAVTYIDPIGFHDEVSPILKCGPETALLVLKQLHYDENDRVVLYSKNYFRADKFSFHVVRKRV from the coding sequence TTGTCAATTAAAGCGGATCATCGTCATTTATACTTACAAGTGATCGATCGATTAAAATCAGATATCGACAAAGGGATTTATCGTGAAAATGAAAAATTACCATCTGAATTTGAACTATCAAAAACACTTGGTGTAAGTCGTGCCACTTTACGTGAAGCACTTCGACTATTGGAAGAAGAAAATATTATCGTCCGTCGTCATGGAGTTGGTACATTTGTTAATCCAAAACCGGTCTTTAGTTCTGGGATTGAACATTTATCAAGTGTATCTTCGATGATTGAAAACGCAGGTATGAAACCAGGCACAATTTTTATAAGTGCAACGGAAGAAGCTGCGACGGAAGACGATGTTGAGCGCTTCCAAACTGACATGGATGACAATGTTATCATGATTGAACGTGTAAGAACGGCTGATAATGAGCCGGTAGTCTATTGTATTGACCGTGTACCAGCGAATCTTTTACCAAAAGAATTTATAAGTAATCAGGATGTATCAATTTTTTCTGCATTAGAGCAAACGGGCAATATTCGTGTTGCGTATGCTGTAACGTATATTGATCCAATTGGATTCCATGACGAGGTCTCACCGATTTTGAAATGTGGTCCAGAAACAGCTTTACTCGTATTAAAACAATTACATTATGATGAAAATGATCGCGTGGTACTTTATTCAAAAAATTATTTTAGAGCTGATAAATTCAGCTTCCATGTAGTACGAAAACGGGTGTAG
- a CDS encoding helix-turn-helix domain-containing protein, with product MFFLTELGARLKEARLAKGYSLDDLQEITKIQKRYLIGIEEGNYSIMPGSFYVRAFIKQYAEAVGLDADQVLTEYRKDVPEVQKEEVAQSFTKSPSRRKMASSSNSKMMEAMPKLIVALFAIVIIVVISTLYLQKIGSIRDEVDEGNKPIEYEKNPNSSQPNKPVVTDDDADEEEPTEPVEPPIEEKPVVTQSISQGVIDGENTTYEVTGTETLNIRVEVSGDTWVGIRNEQRQEQVTATVYKAGQIVEHDSTANGYARIRLGNSKVAKVYVNDVELVYAQDRVSQNIILKLVKEQQGE from the coding sequence GTGTTTTTTTTGACAGAGTTAGGAGCTCGCCTAAAGGAAGCGAGATTAGCAAAAGGTTATAGTTTAGATGATTTACAAGAAATTACAAAAATTCAAAAAAGATATTTGATTGGTATTGAAGAAGGAAATTATTCAATTATGCCAGGTTCGTTTTATGTGCGAGCTTTTATAAAGCAATATGCAGAGGCAGTAGGCTTAGATGCTGATCAAGTTTTAACAGAATATCGTAAAGATGTCCCAGAAGTGCAAAAGGAGGAAGTGGCTCAATCATTTACAAAGAGCCCTAGTCGTCGTAAAATGGCAAGCTCCTCAAATAGTAAGATGATGGAGGCTATGCCGAAGCTAATCGTTGCTTTATTTGCGATCGTTATTATCGTGGTTATTTCAACTTTATACTTACAAAAAATCGGGAGTATCCGAGATGAAGTAGATGAAGGAAATAAGCCGATTGAATATGAAAAAAATCCAAATTCTAGCCAACCTAATAAGCCAGTAGTAACGGATGATGATGCGGATGAAGAAGAGCCAACTGAACCGGTAGAACCTCCTATTGAAGAAAAACCTGTTGTGACACAATCAATTAGTCAAGGAGTCATTGATGGGGAAAATACAACCTATGAAGTGACGGGAACAGAAACATTAAATATTCGTGTAGAAGTTTCAGGTGACACATGGGTGGGGATTCGTAACGAGCAACGTCAAGAGCAAGTTACGGCAACAGTATATAAAGCTGGACAAATTGTAGAACATGATTCTACGGCAAATGGTTATGCACGAATTCGTTTAGGAAATTCAAAAGTGGCAAAAGTATACGTAAATGATGTAGAATTAGTGTACGCACAAGATCGTGTTTCTCAAAATATTATTTTAAAATTGGTGAAAGAACAACAAGGAGAGTAG
- a CDS encoding ABC transporter permease: MSFLEVLYFIVPSALLYATPLILTGIGALFSERAGVIGLGVEGLMIVGAFTGIYINLEYYDEFGKNVIWLALLVALLAGAIFSLIIAVAAVTFRADQTVTGVAVNMLAAAITVFLVKMIYGKGQTDMVQAPLQRFEVPYLSDIPFLGPLLFQNVYLTTIIALIVAVGAWFVLYKMPFGLRIRAVGEHPMAADTMGINVAKMRYLGVMISGALAGVGGASLAMTSSGDFSASTVAGQGFIAIAAMIFGKWHPLGTLGAALFFGLAQTLSIGGGNIPYIQEIPPVILQILPYVLTILALAGFIGKAVAPKASGVPYIKGKR, translated from the coding sequence ATGAGCTTTTTAGAAGTGTTATACTTTATCGTCCCTTCTGCTCTTTTATATGCTACACCACTAATTTTAACTGGTATTGGTGCATTATTTTCTGAGCGTGCTGGGGTAATTGGTCTTGGTGTTGAAGGGTTAATGATTGTTGGTGCATTTACAGGGATTTATATCAACCTGGAGTATTATGATGAATTCGGTAAAAATGTTATTTGGTTAGCGTTACTTGTAGCATTATTAGCTGGTGCAATTTTTTCGTTAATCATTGCGGTAGCAGCGGTTACATTCCGTGCCGATCAAACAGTTACTGGTGTTGCGGTAAATATGCTTGCTGCAGCCATTACAGTATTTTTAGTGAAAATGATTTATGGTAAAGGCCAAACAGATATGGTACAAGCACCGTTACAACGATTTGAAGTACCCTATTTATCGGATATTCCATTTTTAGGACCATTATTATTCCAAAATGTTTATTTAACGACGATTATTGCATTAATCGTGGCGGTTGGTGCATGGTTTGTTCTTTATAAAATGCCATTTGGCTTACGTATTCGTGCAGTTGGGGAGCATCCTATGGCAGCTGATACGATGGGAATAAACGTAGCGAAAATGCGTTATCTAGGTGTCATGATTTCAGGAGCATTAGCAGGTGTCGGTGGTGCATCATTAGCAATGACTTCTTCAGGTGATTTTTCAGCTTCAACTGTAGCTGGTCAAGGTTTCATCGCAATTGCTGCGATGATCTTCGGTAAATGGCACCCACTTGGTACATTAGGAGCAGCGTTATTCTTTGGTTTAGCGCAAACGTTAAGTATCGGTGGCGGTAACATACCGTATATTCAAGAAATCCCTCCGGTAATTCTGCAAATATTACCATATGTGTTAACGATTTTAGCGTTAGCCGGCTTCATTGGTAAAGCAGTTGCACCAAAAGCATCAGGTGTACCTTACATTAAAGGAAAACGATAA
- the yfmH gene encoding EF-P 5-aminopentanol modification-associated protein YfmH, translating into MKTIDFKQLDETLYYKQLDNGLDVYILPKKGFSKTFVTFTTKYGSIDRTFVPIGETEPITVPDGIAHFLEHKMFEKEDGDVFQQFSEVGAQANAFTSFTRTAYLFSATDYIYKSTETLLNFVQEPYFTEETVNKEKGIIGQEITMYDDLPDWRLYFGTIENMYHNHPVKIDIAGTIESIDGITADHLYTCYNTFYHPSNMLLFVIGAVDPIEMMAFIEDNQNKKEFPKPPETKRLFDEEPTTVAVPERVLHMDVQKPKVYVGLKAKESNYSGEEMLKHELSVQIGLECLFGRASSFYTDIYENGLIDESYSFDFSLEKGFGFAMIGSDTEQPDELVAAIKKKLVEAEQSNVFTSEDIERIKRKKIGFFLRALNSIEFIANQFTRYKFNEMNLFDVVPVLEKLTVEDVTTAFKTIQGKDQQTVFKVLPVSERAE; encoded by the coding sequence TTGAAAACAATTGATTTTAAACAGCTAGATGAAACATTATATTATAAACAATTAGACAATGGCTTAGATGTATACATTTTGCCTAAAAAAGGCTTCTCAAAAACGTTTGTAACTTTCACAACGAAATATGGTTCGATTGACCGTACATTCGTGCCTATTGGAGAAACGGAGCCAATAACAGTTCCAGATGGCATTGCACACTTTTTAGAGCATAAAATGTTCGAAAAGGAAGATGGAGACGTGTTCCAACAATTTAGTGAGGTAGGCGCACAAGCGAATGCCTTTACATCCTTTACACGTACAGCTTATTTATTTTCAGCAACAGATTATATTTATAAAAGCACAGAAACATTATTAAATTTTGTTCAAGAGCCATACTTTACTGAAGAAACAGTAAATAAGGAAAAAGGAATTATCGGTCAAGAAATTACGATGTATGATGATTTACCAGACTGGCGTTTATACTTTGGTACAATTGAAAATATGTATCATAATCACCCGGTAAAAATTGATATTGCGGGTACAATCGAATCAATTGATGGCATAACCGCGGATCATTTATATACGTGTTATAATACGTTTTATCACCCTTCGAACATGCTGTTATTTGTAATTGGTGCAGTTGATCCAATTGAGATGATGGCCTTTATAGAAGATAACCAAAATAAAAAAGAGTTCCCAAAACCACCGGAAACGAAGCGACTATTTGATGAAGAGCCAACAACTGTTGCAGTTCCTGAACGTGTGCTCCATATGGATGTTCAAAAACCAAAAGTCTATGTTGGCTTAAAGGCAAAGGAGTCAAATTATAGCGGTGAAGAAATGTTAAAGCATGAGCTATCTGTGCAAATTGGGCTTGAATGTTTATTTGGACGTGCTTCTTCATTCTATACGGATATTTATGAAAATGGACTTATCGATGAATCATACAGCTTTGATTTTTCATTAGAAAAGGGATTTGGCTTTGCAATGATTGGGTCTGATACGGAACAACCGGATGAGCTAGTAGCTGCTATTAAAAAGAAGTTAGTCGAAGCGGAACAATCGAACGTATTTACTTCAGAAGATATTGAACGAATTAAACGTAAAAAAATAGGTTTCTTCTTGCGTGCATTAAATTCAATCGAGTTTATTGCAAATCAATTTACGCGTTATAAATTTAATGAGATGAATTTATTTGATGTCGTGCCAGTGTTAGAAAAATTAACGGTGGAGGACGTTACGACAGCATTTAAAACGATTCAAGGAAAAGACCAACAAACTGTATTTAAAGTTTTGCCTGTTAGTGAGCGCGCAGAATAA
- a CDS encoding ABC transporter permease gives MSNRVVNILVPIISVILGLIVGAIVMVVSGYNAVDGYIALWNGIFGDAYSIGNTIRQITPYILSGLAVAFAFRTGLFNIGVEGQLLMGWLAAAYVGYAIEGLPRIIHLPLALLAAAAAGAFWAFIVGFLKAKLHVHEVIASIMLNYTALYLTNAAIKSLSDGGFKTPTVLESATLRNQWLREITDNSSLHLGIIVAILMVVVMWFILEKTTRGYELKAVGFNKNAAEYAGMNVKRNIILAMTISGVFAGLGGAMEALGTYQNASIKAAASGIGFDGIAVALLGANNPLGVLFGASLFGSLKYGALNMPNAAGIPEEIVSIIIAVIILFVASGYILRVALEKFGKKKEGK, from the coding sequence ATGTCAAACCGTGTTGTAAATATTCTCGTTCCTATCATTTCTGTTATTTTAGGTTTAATTGTCGGTGCGATAGTTATGGTAGTAAGTGGCTATAATGCTGTTGACGGTTATATCGCATTATGGAATGGTATTTTCGGAGATGCATATTCAATTGGTAATACAATTCGACAAATAACACCGTATATTTTATCAGGTCTTGCAGTTGCATTCGCATTCCGTACAGGTCTATTTAATATCGGTGTTGAAGGTCAGTTATTAATGGGTTGGTTAGCTGCAGCATACGTTGGCTATGCAATAGAAGGCTTACCACGTATTATTCACTTACCTTTAGCATTATTAGCTGCAGCAGCTGCGGGTGCTTTCTGGGCATTCATCGTTGGTTTCTTAAAGGCGAAATTACATGTTCACGAAGTAATCGCTTCGATCATGTTAAACTATACAGCGCTTTACTTAACGAATGCTGCAATTAAATCATTATCAGATGGTGGCTTTAAAACGCCAACAGTATTAGAGTCAGCAACATTACGTAATCAATGGTTACGTGAAATTACAGATAACTCAAGTCTTCACTTAGGAATTATTGTGGCAATTTTAATGGTAGTTGTCATGTGGTTCATTTTAGAGAAAACGACTCGTGGTTACGAGTTAAAGGCAGTAGGATTTAACAAAAACGCTGCAGAATATGCAGGGATGAATGTTAAACGCAATATTATATTAGCAATGACAATTTCAGGGGTATTTGCTGGTTTAGGTGGTGCGATGGAAGCATTAGGTACGTACCAAAATGCATCGATTAAAGCCGCAGCATCAGGTATTGGATTTGATGGGATTGCTGTTGCCTTATTAGGTGCAAACAACCCACTTGGTGTATTATTCGGTGCATCATTATTCGGATCACTAAAATACGGTGCATTAAACATGCCAAACGCAGCTGGAATTCCAGAGGAAATCGTTTCGATTATTATTGCAGTAATTATTTTATTTGTAGCTTCAGGCTATATTTTACGAGTAGCTTTAGAGAAATTCGGAAAGAAAAAGGAGGGCAAGTAA
- a CDS encoding BMP family lipoprotein, whose product MKKRKLGLLISSVVATGAILAACGTDEEKEKDTSNNSSGSDANTEESGDAFSVAMVTDVGGVDDKSFNQSAWEGVQKFGGDNGLSKGDGGFDYLQSNSDADYNTNLNNLLRRDFDLVFGVGFMMGDAITEVANENPNSMLALIDAEADAPNVANILFKEQEGAFLAGVVAASMSQSGKIGFVGGVDIPVINRFHAGFIEGAKAVNPDIKIEVNYTGVFDDASKGKIAANAMYSSGVDIIFHAAGGTGNGVFSEAKERKAKDAKANVWVIGVDADQYAEGQVNDSTNITLTSMLKGVNNAVIDIATKAKEGNFPGGTTTVYGLAEDGVGLADSRGAIPQDVLDKVEEYKEKIASGEIKVSDKKPE is encoded by the coding sequence ATGAAAAAGCGTAAATTAGGTTTATTAATTTCATCTGTAGTAGCGACTGGTGCAATTTTAGCAGCATGTGGTACCGACGAAGAAAAAGAAAAAGACACTTCAAACAACAGCTCAGGTTCGGATGCAAACACAGAAGAATCTGGTGACGCATTCTCAGTGGCAATGGTAACTGACGTTGGTGGCGTTGATGACAAATCATTCAACCAATCAGCTTGGGAAGGTGTTCAAAAGTTCGGCGGTGACAATGGCTTATCAAAAGGTGATGGCGGTTTTGATTACTTACAATCAAACTCAGATGCAGACTACAACACAAACTTAAACAACTTATTACGTCGTGACTTCGATTTAGTATTCGGTGTTGGTTTCATGATGGGTGACGCGATTACAGAAGTAGCAAACGAAAATCCAAATTCAATGTTAGCATTAATCGATGCTGAAGCAGACGCACCAAACGTTGCGAACATCTTGTTCAAAGAGCAAGAGGGTGCATTCTTAGCAGGTGTTGTTGCAGCATCAATGTCTCAGTCAGGTAAAATCGGTTTCGTTGGTGGCGTTGATATCCCAGTAATTAATCGTTTCCACGCTGGTTTCATTGAAGGTGCAAAAGCAGTAAACCCTGATATTAAAATCGAAGTAAACTACACTGGTGTATTTGATGATGCTTCGAAAGGTAAAATTGCTGCCAACGCAATGTACTCATCTGGTGTAGATATTATCTTCCATGCTGCTGGTGGTACTGGTAACGGTGTATTCTCAGAAGCAAAAGAGCGTAAAGCAAAAGATGCTAAAGCGAACGTATGGGTAATCGGTGTAGATGCTGACCAATACGCAGAAGGTCAAGTAAATGATTCAACAAACATTACTTTAACTTCTATGTTAAAAGGTGTTAACAACGCTGTAATTGATATCGCTACAAAAGCTAAAGAAGGTAATTTCCCTGGTGGTACAACAACTGTTTACGGTTTAGCTGAAGATGGTGTTGGTTTAGCAGATTCTCGTGGCGCAATTCCACAAGATGTATTAGATAAAGTTGAAGAATATAAAGAAAAAATTGCTTCTGGTGAGATTAAAGTTTCAGACAAAAAACCTGAATAA
- a CDS encoding ABC transporter ATP-binding protein, with amino-acid sequence MEYVIEMLGIRKEFGNFVANNNITLQLKKGEIHALLGENGAGKSTLMNVLFGLYQPEAGEIKVRGNSVKITDPNKANDLGIGMVHQHFMLVENFTVTENIILGNEPTKFGRVNIKEAAKDIADLSKKYNLDVDPYAKIEDISVGMQQRVEILKTLYRGAEILIFDEPTASLTPQEITELMAILRLLIKEGKSIIIITHKLKEIMEVSDRVTIIRKGEGIGTVVTAETNPDQLAELMVGRQVEFKTEKTEAHPTEEILTIENLVVTDYRNIEKVKSLNLSVRRGEIVGIAGIDGNGQSELIEAITGLRKVKSGKVKLNGKDITGLKPREITETGLGHIPQDRHKHGLVLDFPIGHNIALQTYYQKPISKGFVMDYGKISEKARQVIEEFDVRTGQGEMTPARALSGGNQQKAIIGREIDRDPDLLIAALPTRGLDVGAIEFIHSRLIEQRDKGKAVLLISFELDEVMNVSDRIAVIYDGTIIDTVYPNETSEQELGLLMAGEARKAKTTKEGNE; translated from the coding sequence GTGGAATATGTGATTGAAATGCTCGGAATCCGTAAAGAATTCGGAAACTTTGTAGCAAATAATAATATCACCCTCCAGTTAAAAAAAGGCGAAATTCATGCACTGCTAGGAGAAAACGGTGCAGGTAAATCGACTTTAATGAATGTGCTTTTCGGTCTTTATCAACCGGAAGCTGGTGAAATAAAAGTACGTGGGAATTCAGTGAAAATAACTGATCCAAATAAAGCGAATGATTTAGGAATCGGGATGGTACACCAACACTTCATGTTAGTAGAAAACTTCACGGTTACAGAAAATATCATTTTAGGTAATGAGCCAACAAAGTTTGGTAGAGTCAATATTAAAGAGGCAGCGAAGGATATTGCGGATCTGTCGAAAAAATACAATTTAGATGTTGACCCGTACGCAAAAATTGAAGATATTTCTGTCGGCATGCAGCAACGTGTTGAAATTTTAAAAACGTTGTACCGTGGTGCAGAAATTTTAATTTTCGACGAACCTACAGCATCTTTGACACCTCAAGAAATTACGGAATTAATGGCGATTTTAAGGCTTCTGATTAAAGAAGGAAAATCGATTATTATTATTACACACAAGCTTAAAGAAATTATGGAAGTGTCAGACCGCGTTACGATTATTCGTAAAGGGGAGGGGATTGGTACAGTAGTAACTGCTGAAACAAACCCTGATCAGCTTGCAGAACTAATGGTTGGTCGTCAAGTTGAATTCAAAACAGAAAAAACAGAAGCACACCCAACCGAAGAAATTTTAACAATAGAAAATCTAGTTGTTACGGATTATCGTAATATTGAAAAAGTAAAGAGTTTAAATTTATCTGTTCGCCGTGGCGAGATAGTCGGCATTGCGGGGATTGATGGAAATGGTCAATCAGAGTTAATCGAGGCTATTACTGGTTTACGTAAAGTTAAGAGCGGTAAAGTCAAATTAAACGGTAAAGATATCACAGGCCTAAAGCCTCGTGAAATTACAGAAACAGGTTTAGGGCATATCCCACAAGACCGTCATAAGCATGGACTTGTTCTTGATTTCCCAATAGGGCATAATATTGCCCTTCAAACCTATTACCAAAAACCTATTTCAAAAGGTTTTGTTATGGATTATGGCAAAATCAGTGAAAAGGCCCGTCAAGTAATTGAGGAATTTGACGTACGTACAGGTCAAGGAGAAATGACGCCAGCCCGTGCCTTATCTGGAGGAAATCAACAAAAGGCGATTATCGGGCGTGAAATTGACCGTGATCCGGATCTATTGATTGCCGCATTACCTACTCGAGGTCTAGACGTAGGGGCAATTGAGTTTATTCACTCACGTTTAATTGAGCAACGTGATAAAGGGAAGGCTGTATTATTAATCTCATTTGAATTAGATGAAGTAATGAACGTTTCAGACCGAATCGCTGTAATTTATGACGGCACGATCATAGATACAGTATACCCGAATGAAACATCTGAACAGGAATTAGGCTTATTAATGGCTGGAGAAGCGCGTAAAGCGAAAACGACGAAAGAGGGGAACGAATAA
- a CDS encoding DUF3243 domain-containing protein has product MGILQNWEQWTNFLGQQVTDAKDSGMPGKVIEKAAVQIGEYLAKNVDPQNEQERVLSDLWAVAEKDEKQAIASCVMKLVQNKTH; this is encoded by the coding sequence ATGGGTATCCTACAAAACTGGGAACAATGGACAAACTTTTTAGGTCAACAAGTAACTGATGCAAAGGACAGTGGTATGCCAGGCAAGGTGATTGAAAAAGCAGCTGTTCAAATCGGGGAGTACTTAGCAAAAAACGTTGACCCTCAAAATGAGCAAGAGCGTGTTCTTTCTGATTTATGGGCAGTAGCCGAAAAAGATGAAAAACAAGCAATTGCAAGTTGTGTCATGAAACTTGTACAAAATAAAACACATTAA
- the yfmF gene encoding EF-P 5-aminopentanol modification-associated protein YfmF → MFLTTQIAKGVSLHIRQTAQFKTVNFSIKWRAPLNEEAASNRTVLSNVLQHSNEKFPTSASFRSYLDDLFGTVLYFDTSKRGNEHILLLNVEAVNDQYLSHGNVLDEVISLIQEAIFKPNFENGAFKDTIVNREKEMVIQRIQSVFDDKSRYAQKRLTEILRPNQAASISANGTIEAVKAITPESLTAAYEQMLANDLIDIYVVGDVDVEAIQQQLVAALPFANRENNLQTEEQHQGQTVEPYTKETQEMKQGKLHIGYSTPVRFGDKDFAKMQIFNGIFGGYAHSKLFMNVREKESLAYYASSSYSSYYGLIFVVSGIEPTNEKKAREVIDGQLQAMQNGEITDLELTQTKAMLINQLKEALDSPRGQIEIFDQYKALEEPFTLDTWTSRWQAVTKEDVQQMAQKIEHEATYFLCGKED, encoded by the coding sequence TTGTTTTTAACGACACAAATTGCGAAAGGTGTTTCCCTTCATATACGACAAACGGCTCAATTCAAAACAGTCAACTTTTCAATAAAATGGAGAGCCCCATTAAATGAGGAAGCAGCATCAAATCGTACAGTTTTATCAAATGTACTACAACATAGTAATGAAAAATTCCCAACATCGGCTAGTTTTCGGAGCTATTTAGATGATTTATTTGGCACGGTTCTATATTTTGATACGTCCAAACGTGGGAATGAGCATATATTACTACTAAATGTTGAAGCGGTAAATGATCAATATTTATCGCATGGAAATGTATTGGATGAAGTTATTTCATTAATCCAAGAAGCGATTTTTAAACCAAATTTTGAAAACGGTGCCTTTAAAGACACTATTGTAAATCGTGAAAAGGAAATGGTTATTCAACGTATTCAATCTGTATTTGACGACAAATCTCGCTATGCGCAAAAGCGTTTAACAGAAATTTTACGCCCAAATCAAGCGGCGTCTATTTCAGCAAATGGGACAATTGAAGCGGTTAAGGCAATAACACCAGAAAGTTTAACCGCAGCATATGAACAAATGTTGGCGAATGATTTGATTGATATTTATGTTGTAGGTGATGTCGATGTGGAAGCTATTCAACAACAGTTAGTAGCAGCATTACCGTTTGCTAATCGTGAAAATAACTTACAAACAGAAGAACAACATCAAGGACAAACAGTTGAGCCATATACAAAAGAAACACAAGAAATGAAGCAAGGGAAATTGCATATTGGATATAGTACACCAGTACGTTTTGGTGATAAAGATTTTGCTAAAATGCAAATTTTCAATGGTATTTTTGGTGGGTATGCACATTCAAAGCTATTTATGAACGTTCGTGAAAAAGAAAGCTTAGCTTATTATGCATCAAGTTCATATTCTTCTTACTATGGATTAATTTTTGTTGTGTCTGGTATTGAACCGACAAATGAGAAAAAGGCACGAGAAGTCATTGATGGGCAATTACAGGCTATGCAAAATGGCGAAATTACTGATTTAGAATTGACCCAAACGAAAGCTATGCTCATTAACCAATTAAAAGAAGCATTAGATTCACCGCGTGGGCAAATTGAAATATTTGATCAATATAAAGCGCTAGAGGAACCATTTACGTTAGATACATGGACGTCTCGTTGGCAGGCGGTAACAAAGGAAGATGTGCAACAAATGGCTCAAAAAATTGAGCATGAAGCAACGTATTTCTTATGTGGCAAGGAGGACTAA